One region of Parambassis ranga chromosome 12, fParRan2.1, whole genome shotgun sequence genomic DNA includes:
- the LOC114443266 gene encoding transcription factor TFIIIB component B'' homolog isoform X6: MFRRSRFSVRPNVGTAGRAAAAAPPETPSASQESSETPKDASESINAAPVTDNKSDVTPSEKALAGDGNDNTSAAVQRRKRFSIKPKVAPGRTSNPSRTPKSPLKAVSEKHLETSGSDVDKPTTSRQPGPTPAPQGLQSPRRRRLSGDASKQLTMHPKPNSTSSESSGASALTPAGDSVEQTQQSAESSKQLENISSSQVKQILPRAPDKVPPSLPDKEAIEISEKAKTLVSSKNLVSLTPSAMSLSRLLNDPSDLQRLVKAQKLRELLRQERQKEMKRKKAKGRPKEYTLDPTKMTMRDLIHYLPTSNPMPSSLEESAQENETVVPPSPVRAESPERAQEPEDPPNTAATRENEDEEEEQDEALMVPQVKVAEDGSLIIDEESLTVEVQRAKGPNPAHDRDPIFERGSTTTYSSFRKGTYSKPWSSEETDMFFLAISMVGTDFSMICQLFPHRARSEIKNKFKKEERENTWRIDKAFRERRKLDIEFFSKLLEKILEVQKNRKKLKSLTDKNSTKKRQRKAKGKKKLSDVEEEDDEDENQAPDLEKKGEKEEEDPAAAPKKKRKRKDKNEALTKEPNEKKKKTSETGNDQGEASIPEDSDAVLPADHTDPDMSEKTQNETTAKDAVIKPAKLSRGRAPKPLVPLGRKWGKKTAPAAKAQDADNKEESVGDGASKERENEDATQKKSVSDDDEEEEEDATVKPPKPTRYGRVPKPTNSLTYPAKEDASASASDSTSASGSEAKPKPKCTAKRGGTSKQQPAPVSKKPKLVTLRASQSESSDGEEQQYACSSDSTLFGPASLHTSQPVSDVDYSVVELDILASMPDVLGISQDALCPDSTCEQAQCETGTADPCEHQLDLLVDVIDLLSSEHTEVSEDESYNEAARTLLTIGNLAHLSQSAENQMAMQDHITGIQWGVNETSQLEDGISSKSAAQEESTPPPVAADQDVTHTSECVAAVELQGRISESRDNIKTSEQETDCDPKPAVESSSPQAKRGRMSKVKPKPNIGQSSRAAQLKPAPELSTVSTVPSQDHETIPAAGQATPKIPDCDTALVKDAIFCTEMKLTEEPTDSQEIFADQVEKGAAGQATPKIPDCDTALVKDDIFCTEMKLREEPTDSQEIFADQVEKGTAMLDSQNSSEIHSHCFSESQFELKGGQTTRDTNAEPTDEKSHFELVEPGFNIPTPSESAVLKLEHATRTDPFQESGNKPSSCVLPAEDPLIHQKKESEVTTGFQSRRSRFQKVKPKPNLPQASRTAECEPKEPEEKGLTLDPNIHQNEPHAASKPAEEPSVLKEEAACVGPVHEVDADAASVHGTSENQNFPEVQFAGASESSCKNMVTTDSAATESQAESNVDSAPVQENSSPVAALVTPVEELPLSQEGEVSFVSQVRRGRAQKMKPKPNLQQTSRTVRSKPQTTKDSTPDPQNPQQAKVEEEISTNQEKKTHVECVDQPVSDKSDQNVPEDQFESGSKRVTKKEELVVKDSKTKPCSPQSCGSASTPESTNSAKAERDKKQTPPEKPSQIKRTGPVPVPLAVPTLPYTSELPSTSEENTDVECGVVSSSEGSDPTLPQRRRRLPKVKPNIRSTRTALTKPHDIRTTSKHQPEDSAQTDVKLTLSDELTSQVLRSPVKASPASQADSRESTNSNNQPSGHPDVQSSKIKSVVTAAAISVCSEKDSSAQSADDARSEITDSPKTSKGACRGRFIKPKPNLGGKSRPLKPTQSTAPAESDMDTPVDDKPVPDLKPAIQGPAEEATNQDPSLNVAEVIKPQSQHDCPLTESIQSFPGIFTDMLPEQVPTDPDEPFFILSLTEIPVSSSEEMMDSTAEHLSYLPVTDTSVTPQSVSRAAGDASLSCVPVPMHTVKNDMTGPDPGSPAEVTVDPCGSATVEPPKSAETEGNNKTEIPPIKQKITGTGRQAAKLQALTTTARTKQTRKPPAAEETDSTQTDSTQTDSTQTDSTQTDSTQDSEHPDGPHVAQETVAGGKDSDSSAAAKTTQSIRTSGRKRKPKDVPSKHSEINKTAPSSSPLPVKAASKGLKVKTKKAPQLAASVSQTVAPTQPPKKGAQSASTTSQRNLELSFSDPTPSTSQASVSDFVEHSVVDEEEEPTNVSQYFLTDIFTDVEEG; encoded by the exons ATGTTTCGCCGATCAAGGTTTAGTGTTCGCCCCAATgtgggcacagcagggagagcggcagcagcagcacctccgGAAACCCCGTCAGCAAGTCAGGAATCCAGTGAGACCCCGAAAGATGCTAGTGAGAGTATCAATGCAGCACCTGTGACCGACAACAAGTCTGATGTGACCCCGTCAGAAAAAGCTTTAGCTGG GGATGGCAATGACAACACCTCTGCAGCTGTCCAGAGAAGGAAGCGGTTTTCCATCAAGCCTAAAGTGGCCCCTGGCCGCACTTCTAACCCCTCACGGACGCCAAAGTCTCCTCTCAAGGCAGTCTCTGAAAAGCACCTCGAAACCTCTGGCTCTGATGTTGACAAGCCAACAACATCGAGACAACCTGGTCCCACACCAGCCCCACAGGGACTCCAGTCCCCAAGACGACGGAGGCTCTCTGGAGACGCAAGCAAGCAGCTTACAATGCACCCTAAACCTAACTCTACCTCATCTGAGAGTTCAGGAGCTTCAGCTCTCACTCCAGCTGGAGACTCGGTTGAACAAACCCAACAATCAGCAGAAAGTAGCAAACAGTTAGAGAATATATCAAGCAGTCAGGTTAAACAGATTCTCCCCAGAGCACCGGATAAAGTCCCACCCTCACTACCAGACAAAGAAGCTATAGAAATATCAGAGAAAGCCAAGACTCTTGTCTCATCGAAAAATTTGGTGTCACTGACACCGTCGGCGATGTCCTTGAGTAGACTCCTGAACGACCCGTCAGACTTACAGAGGCTTGTAAAGGCCCAGAAGCTCAGAGAGCTGCTCAGacaggagaggcagaaagaaatg AAACGCAAGAAAGCAAAGGGACGTCCAAAGGAGTACACTTTAGATCCCACCAAAATGACCATGAGGGACCTCATCCATTACCTTCCAACGTCTAACCCCATGCC GTCAAGTTTAGAAGAGTCTGCACAGGAAAACGAGACTGTGGTCCCACCATCACCAGTAAGAGCAGA GTCTCCAGAGCGGGCACAGGAACCTGAAGACCCTCCTAACACGGCAGCCACACGGGAGAatgaagacgaggaggaagagcaggacgAAGCTCTCATGGTTCCTCAAGTCAAAGTAGCAGAAGATGGCTCTCTGATCATTGATGAAGAGAG CTTAACAGTGGAGGTCCAACGAGCTAAAGGGCCAAACCCAGCACACGATCGAGACCCCATCTTTGAGCGTGGTTCCACCACAACGTACTCAAGTTTCAGGAAAGGGACCTACTCAAAACCCTGGTCCAGTGAAg AGACAGACATGTTCTTCCTGGCAATCAGCATGGTGGGGACAGACTTCTCCATGATTTGTCAGCTCTTTCCACACAGAGCTCGATCGGAGATAAAG AACAAGTtcaaaaaagaagagagagagaataccTGGAGGATTGACAAAGCTTTCA GAGAGAGGCGCAAATTGGACATCGAGTTCTTTTCAAAGCTCCTGGAAAAAATTTTGGAAGttcagaaaaacaggaaaaaactcAAGTCCCTCACAGACAAGAACTCCACCAAGAAACGCCAAAGGAAGGCCAAAG GCAAAAAGAAGCTGAGtgatgtggaggaggaagacgatgAAGATGAAAATCAAGCTCCTGACTTAGAGAAGAAAggtgagaaggaggaagaagacccTGCAGCTGCACCGAAGAAAAAACGCAAGAGAAAGGATAAAAATGAGGCTTTGACCAAGGAAccaaatgaaaagaagaaaaaaacgagTGAAACGGGCAATGATCAAG GTGAGGCTAGCATACCTGAAGACAGTGATGCAGTCCTTCCTGCGGACCACACTGATCCAGACAT GTCTGAAAAGACTCAGAATGAGACTACAGCCAAGGATGCTGTAATCAAGCCAGCTAAGCTCTCACGAGGCAGAGCACCAAAGCCACTGGTGCCCCTGGGCCGGAAATGGGGTAAAAAGACTGCACCGGCCGCCAAGGCCCAGGATGCTGATAACAAGGAGGAGAGTGTGGGTGATGGAGCTTCCAAAGAACGG GAAAATGAAGATGCCACACAAAAGAAGTcagtcagtgatgatgatgaggaagaggaagaggacgccACTGTTAAACCTCCAAAACcaaccag GTATGGTAGAGTGCCCAAACCCACCAATTCATTGACTTACCCCGCAAAGGAAGACGCATCTGCCTCTGCATCCGATTCCACTTCTGCCTCGGGTTCCGAAGCCAAACCTAAACCCAAATGCACAGCCAAGAGAGGAGGAACGTCCAAACAGCAACCAGCCCCAGTCTCCAAAAAGCCCAAGCTAGTCACGCTGAGGGCGTCTCAGTCAGAATCCAGTGATGGGGAAGAGCAGCAGTATGCATGTAGCTCTGACAGTACTTTGTTTGGGCCTGCCAGCCTGCACACCTCTCAGCCTGTGTCTGACGTGGATTACAGTGTGGTGGAG CTTGATATCTTGGCCAGTATGCCTGATGTGTTGGGCATTTCCCAAGATGCACTGTGCCCTGATTCCACTTGTGAGCAGGCACAGTGTGAGACAGGCACAGCTGACCCATGCGAACATCAGTTGGACCTTCTAGTT GATGTTATAGACTTACTTTCTTCAGAACACACTGAAG tATCTGAGGATGAGAGCTACAATGAGGCTGCTCGGACCCTTTTGACCATCGGCAACCTGGCTCACCTCTCTCAGTCAGCAGAGAACCAGATGGCAATGCAAGATCACATAACAG GGATACAATGGGGTGTGAATGAAACCAGCCAGCTGGAAGATGGGATTTCATCAAAATCTGCTGCACAAGAGGAAAGTACCCCTCCTCCTGTGGCGGCagatcaggatgtcacacataCATCagagtgtgttgctgctgtggagctgcaaGGCCGCATATCAGAAAGCAGAGACAACATTAAAACCAGTGAGCAGGAGACTGACTGTGATCCCAAACCTGCTGTGGAGTCAAGTTCTCCACAGGCCAAGAGGGGACGCATGTCTAAGGTGAAGCCTAAACCTAACATTGGTCAATCTTCAAGGGCCGCACAACTAAAACCTGCACCCGAGCTATCAACAGTAAGCACTGTACCTTCTCAAGACCATGAGACAATACCAGCTGCTGGACAAGCAACCCCCAAGATACCGGACTGTGACACAGCATTGGTAAAAGATGCcattttttgcactgaaatgaaACTAACAGAAGAGCCCACTGACAGTCAGGAGATCTTTGCTGATCAGGTGGAAAAAGGTGCTGCTGGACAAGCAACCCCCAAGATACCGGACTGTGACACAGCATTGGTAAAAGATGAcattttttgcactgaaatgaaACTAAGAGAAGAGCCCACTGACAGTCAGGAGATCTTTGCTGATCAGGTGGAAAAAGGTACTGCCATGTTGGATTCTCAGAATTCCTCAGAAATCCACAGTCATTGCTTTTCTGAGTCACAGTTTGAACTCAAAGGGGGACagacaaccagagacacaaatgCTGAGCCCACTGATGAAAAATCTCACTTTGAATTAGTTGAGCCTGGTTTTAATATACCCACGCCATCTGAGTCAGCAGTACTAAAGCTTGAACATGCGACTCGCACAGATCCATTCCAAGAAAGCGGCAACAAACCTTCATCATGTGTCTTACCTGCAGAAGATCCGCTAATCCATCAAAAGAAGGAAAGTGAAGTCACGACTGGTTTCCAGTCTAGAAGGAGCAGATTTCAAAAGGTTAAACCCAAACCAAACCTACCACAGGCATCAAGGACAGCAGAGTGTGAACCAAAGGAGCCTGAAGAGAAAGGCTTAACTCTAGACCCCAATATCCACCAAAATGAACCACATGCTGCTTCAAAACCAGCTGAGGAACCTTCTGTACTGAAGGAGGAAGCGGCATGTGTTGGACCTGTTCATGAGGTTGATGCAGATGCAGCATCAGTTCACGGCACCTCAGAAAACCAGAACTTCCCTGAAGTCCAGTTTGCTGGAGCATCTGAGAGTAGTTGCAAGAACATGGTGACAACTGACTCTGCAGCTACAGAATCACAAGCTGAGTCAAATGTGGACTCGGCCCCTGTCCAGGAAAACAGTAGTCCTGTTGCTGCATTAGTCACACCTGTAGAAGAGTTACCTTTAAGTCAAGAAGGAGAAGTTTCATTTGTGTCTCAGGTGAGGAGGGGTCGAGCACAAAAAATGAAACCCAAACCAAATCTACAACAAACATCAAGAACTGTGAGGTCAAAACCTCAAACCACAAAAGACTCAACTCCAGACCCCCAAAACCCCCAACAAgcgaaggtggaggaggaaattTCAACAAATCAGGAGAAAAAGACACATGTTGAATGTGTTGATCAGCCAGTATCGGATAAGAGTGACCAGAACGTCCCCGAAGACCAGTTTGAGTCCGGTTCAAAGAGGGTTACCAAAAAGGAGGAGCTTGTAGTAAAAGACTCAAAAACCAAGCCCTGCTCACCTCAGTCCTGTGGCTCAGCCTCCACGCCTGAATCCACTAACAGTgcaaaagcagagagagacaaaaaacaaactcctcCAGAAAAACCGAGCCAGATTAAAAGGACTGGTCCTGTTCCTGTTCCTCTGGCAGTTCCAACACTGCCGTACACATCTGAGTTACCTTCAACCAGTGAGGAAAACACAGATGTTGAGTGTGGAGTCGTCTCAAGCTCAGAGGGTTCAGATCCAACTCTACCTCAAAGAAGGCGACGGTTACCTAAAGTCAAACCCAATATAAGGTCCACTAGAACCGCACTGACAAAACCACATGATATCAGAACCACGTCAAAACATCAGCCTGAGGACAGTGCACAAACTGATGTGAAGCTCACATTGAGTGATGAACTCACCTCACAAGTTCTCAGAAGTCCAGTGAAAGCAAGTCCTGCTTCACAAGCAGATTCCAGAGAGTCCACAAATTCAAACAACCAACCTTCAGGTCATCCAGATGTCCAGTCTTCAAAAATAAAGTCTGTAGTGACTGCTGCTGCCATCTCTGTCTGTTCTGAGAAAGACTCATCTGCCCAAAG CGCTGATGATGCCCGTTCAGAGATCACAGACTCTCCCAAGACCTCAAAAGGAGCTTGCAGAGGCAGGTTTATTAAACCTAAACCCAACTTGGGAGGCAAGAGTCGTCCTCTGAAACCCACTCAAAGCACAGCACCAGCAGAATCAG ACATGGACACTCCTGTTGATGACAAACCTGTCCCTGATCTAAAACCAGCCATCCAGGGACCAGCAGAGGAAGCTACTAACCAAGATCCCTCTTTAAATGTGGCAGAGGTTATCAAACCTCAAAGTCAACATGACTGCCCACTCACAGAATCCATCCAAAGTTTCCCAGGAATATTTACAGACA TGCTGCCCGAGCAGGTGCCTACAGATCCAGATGAAcccttcttcatcctctctctgacTGAGATCCCGGTCTCCTCGTCAGAGGAGATGATGGACAGCACAGCTGAGCACCTCTCTTATTTACCTGTAACAGATACATCAGTTACCCCACAGAG TGTTTCCAGAGCAGCGGGAGATGCTTCTCTGTCTTGTGTCCCTGTGCCCATGCACACAGTAAAGAATGACATGACAGGACCAGACCCA GGTTCTCCTGCAGAGGTCACAGTGGATCCATGTG GAAGTGCTACAGTAGAGCCACCAAAATCTGCAGAGACTGAAGGCAATAATAAGACTGAAATACCCCCAATAAAGCAGAAGATAACAGGCACAGGGAGACAAG CAGCCAAACTGCAGGCTTTAACTACAACTGCACGGACGAAGCAAACCAGAAAGCCCCCCGCTGCTGAGGAAACAGACTCCACCCAAACAGACTCCACCCAAACAGACTCCACCCAAACAGACTCCACCCAAACAGACTCCACCCAGGACTCAGAACATCCTGATGGTCCTCATGTGGCTCAGGAGACCGTTGCAGGTGGTAAAGACTCtgacagcagtgcagcagcaaaAACTACACAGAGTATCAGGACAAGTGGTCGGAAAAG GAAACCTAAAGACGTCCCTTCCAAACACTCTGAGATAAACAAAACTGCCCCATCAAGCAGCCCTTTGCCTGTTAAAGCAGCATCCAAAGGATTGAAGGTAAAAACCAAAAAGGCACCACAACTTGCAGCTTCTGTATCGCAAACTGTCGCTCCAACACAACCTCCAAAGAAGGGAGCCCAGTCTGCATCCACAACATCACAAAGAAACCTGGAACTCAGCTTCTCTGATCCGACTCCGAGCACTTCTCAG GCTTCTGTTTCTGACTTTGTGGAGCACAGCGTtgtggatgaagaggaggagcccACCAATGTGTCTCAGTACTTTTTAACTGACATTTTTACAGATGTGGAAGAGGgataa